The following proteins are co-located in the ANME-2 cluster archaeon genome:
- a CDS encoding UPF0175 family protein: MPNIIETEIKALVKGGYFNSKDSFIEEAIKYMLSSRGDLKINAAVEMYRSKDVSLGRAAELAGLSIFEFSEILKARRIKTVVNAPSKEEMNRQIKQMEKSR, translated from the coding sequence TTGCCAAATATAATTGAAACCGAAATAAAAGCCCTTGTGAAGGGCGGATATTTCAACAGCAAAGATAGTTTCATAGAGGAAGCTATTAAATATATGCTGTCTAGCAGGGGAGATTTGAAGATAAACGCTGCTGTTGAAATGTACCGCTCAAAAGATGTCAGTCTTGGCAGGGCAGCTGAACTGGCAGGTCTTTCTATTTTTGAGTTCAGTGAGATTCTAAAGGCAAGGAGAATTAAAACAGTAGTGAATGCTCCATCTAAGGAAGAGATGAACAGACAGATAAAGCAGATGGAAAAAAGCCGATGA